GCTGTTGCTCTGGTGGAAGAGGAACTCCTTGTTGTAGGAACTGGCGGCACGGTCGGCAATATCCTGCGCGGTGTCGAGATCGCTGGCGCGGCCGTCCTGTTCCGTGCGCGAAACATTCTTGCGCAGCTGATGCTGCCGCTCTTCCAGCTTCTTTTTGAAGTATTCGACCTTCTTCTTTTCCATGCGCCCGTTCTTCTCCCCCTCGGCTTACCAGAATTGCGCCAGATGCAGGGGCAAACCAAAAATGATATGCGCGCGGCGGAGAGGGCGTCAACAGCCACGGCCCCGACTTGGCGCATCCGGCCGTTCTGTTTTGGACCGGGCCGCCACACCCTGCAATAATTCCCCGCAAATTAAAAGCGGCCCCTTTCGGGGCCACCATAAAGAGGCAAGGGAGGGGGGAAAGTCAGGGAAGGCGATGCAAGGTGCCGGTCAAACACCCGGTACATAGAGATTGGACAAGTCGACAATCAAGGAAGAGAATCAAAGTCATTTTTGTTACGGCCTCTTTTGTTGCGGTTCTAAGCTGCACACGCGCAGCCAAAAACCTGCGGCGTAGGCAACGATTTCTGGCCAGCATGAAAGCTATTGGTGGGAAGCAAGTTAGCTCGGACGACGGCACGATTTGCACAGCTTATGGTTGCTTGAAAAAGTGGCCAGGTCGGTATACGCCTACTCACACTATGCACTGTGCTGCTTATTTTTGATCTGGTTCTGCTCTTCCATCGCCTTCAGCTTGTTGAGCAGGGCCTTGTAGCTGACTTTCAGAATCTTGGCGGCCTGACGCCGGTTCCAGCGGGTCTGGGCGAGTACGCGTTCGATCGCTTCGCGCTCCGCTTGCATGGCGGCGCGGCGGCCGATTTCCAACAGCGAAGGCATGTCCATCTCGGTCACGTGGCCATTGCCGTTGTCCGACGGAGCAGGTTCCGGTGAGGGACCCTCCACGGCTGCCCCTGCGGCCGCTCCGCCATCGTTCTGCTTGATGCCCCAGATCGGGCTATTGACGGAACCGGTCGAGGCCATGATCGGCTTGTGGGTGGAGAGTTCGCGGATGATCTGCGGCTCATTTCCCACGATCACGTAACGCTTGACCAGGTTCTCCAGTTCCCGGATGTTGCCCGGCCAGTTGTATTCCATCATGCGGCCGACCGCATAATCGCTGAACGGCGCCGGCTGCTTG
The Terriglobales bacterium genome window above contains:
- a CDS encoding TraR/DksA family transcriptional regulator is translated as MEKKKVEYFKKKLEERQHQLRKNVSRTEQDGRASDLDTAQDIADRAASSYNKEFLFHQSNSERQLLQMVEGALSRIREGTFGQCISCGKDINPKRLEAVPWTRHCIECQEKLEKGQLEEMTS